In a genomic window of Gigantopelta aegis isolate Gae_Host chromosome 9, Gae_host_genome, whole genome shotgun sequence:
- the LOC121381271 gene encoding zinc finger protein OZF-like, producing MATTAVPDVSLPVRRVVNKRKRTVPKRSDTVLCESPPGDWTTSDTVYTTCHPTEKAVASCRDDSNDASDNNTLENSSSPHSDISAASSDTDPHHTEINSHSKQSDPRPTHEPDSKGNVNSNSDNDMARNKDFVDSYDVGNVVVSNGGSFDDDDSAASSFSEVQVGQGSSNDVHGGSSSPSCNSDGIDLNNGNGSGLSSNETDSEDELKNKDGSAANVHTDVQNNDAEACVQTKRFMCGNCGLEYSSKLKFERHLLSHSAEKAYKCKVCEREFFEDLSLKRHMYTHLENSSWMCPECGKVFANAKLLKSHVATHTGVKAFRCSQCGKYYSQKSGLVRHEATHGELKPFPCTICGQTFSAAYTLKHHVDIHLGQSTYECSVCGKCFTQQGNLTAHERTHTGVKPYPCDICGQAFSHLCARKRHMRTHTGEKPYRCEVCNRKFGYPYALSRHRRVHSTDKRFKCDVCTEAFADFKELKKHARSHANEKSFKCEFCPKEFSYYGAYASHKRKHTGEKDYTCKDCGESFDHYTRYKRHRASRHGGKKPDVPLSKSDGS from the coding sequence ATGGCTACTACTGCTGTGCCAGATGTATCGCTGCCAGTTCGACGTGTGGTGAACAAGAGGAAGAGGACGGTTCCAAAGCGAAGTGACACTGTACTGTGTGAGTCCCCACCTGGTGACTGGACTACTTCAGACACGGTTTATACCACTTGTCACCCAACAGAGAAGGCTGTTGCTTCTTGTCGTGATGACTCGAATGATGCATCTGACAACAATACATTAGAAAACTCTTCCTCTCCACACAGTGATATATCTGCTGCTTCTAGTGACACAGATCCACACCATACAGAGATTAATAGTCACAGTAAACAGTCTGATCCACGTCCCACACATGAACCTGATAGTAAAGGTAATGTCAACAGCAATTCAGACAACGATATGGCCAGAAATAAAGATTTTGTGGACAGTTATGATGTGGGCAATGTTGTTGTTAGTAATGGTGGAAGTTTTGATGATGACGATTCAGCTGCTTCGTCCTTCAGTGAAGTTCAAGTTGGACAGGGGAGCAGCAATGATGTCCATGGTGGTTCCTCGTCGCCTAGTTGCAATTCCGATGGTATCGATCTAAACAATGGCAACGGGTCTGGTTTGTCAAGTAATGAAACTGATAGTGAAGATGAATTGAAAAATAAGGATGGTTCGGCTGCGAATGTGCACACTGATGTACAGAACAATGATGCGGAAGCTTGCGTCCAGACGAAACGTTTCATGTGCGGCAACTGTGGTTTGGAATACTCCAGCAAATTAAAGTTCGAGCGACACCTTTTGTCTCACTCGGCGGAGAAAGCGTACAAATGCAAGGTGTGCGAGCGGGAGTTCTTCGAAGACCTGTCCCTGAAGCGCCACATGTACACCCATCTGGAGAACTCGTCCTGGATGTGTCCCGAGTGCGGCAAGGTCTTCGCGAACGCCAAGTTGTTGAAGAGCCACGTGGCTACACACACGGGCGTCAAGGCGTTCCGCTGCTCGCAGTGTGGCAAGTACTACTCACAGAAGTCCGGGCTGGTCAGACACGAAGCGACTCACGGCGAACTGAAGCCCTTCCCTTGCACCATCTGCGGCCAGACGTTCAGCGCCGCCTATACGCTGAAGCACCACGTCGACATTCACCTGGGCCAGAGCACCTACGAGTGCAGCGTGTGTGGCAAATGTTTCACCCAGCAGGGCAACCTGACGGCGCACGAGCGCACGCACACGGGCGTCAAGCCTTACCCCTGCGACATATGCGGACAGGCGTTTTCCCACCTGTGTGCCCGGAAGCGACACATGCGCACGCACACCGGGGAAAAGCCGTACCGGTGCGAGGTCTGCAACCGGAAGTTCGGCTACCCGTACGCGTTGTCGCGTCACCGACGCGTGCACTCCACGGACAAGAGATTCAAGTGTGACGTGTGCACCGAGGCGTTCGCGGACTTCAAAGAGTTGAAGAAGCACGCGCGCTCCCACGCCAACGAAAAGAGTTTCAAGTGCGAGTTCTGCCCCAAGGAGTTCAGTTATTACGGCGCGTACGCGTCGCACAAGCGGAAACACACGGGCGAGAAAGACTACACGTGCAAGGACTGCGGGGAGAGTTTCGACCACTACACCAGGTACAAACGACATCGCGCCTCCCGACACGGCGGGAAGAAACCCGACGTGCCGCTCAGTAAGAGTGACGGGTCCTGA